In Syntrophales bacterium, a single window of DNA contains:
- a CDS encoding enoyl-CoA hydratase-related protein, with the protein MEFKNLIFQVEEGVATITFNRPKALNAMNSETMSELYQAATICKNDDAVKALILTGSGDRAFVAGADISEMQNLRPQQALAFMELGHETLRLIETLPKPSIAAINGFALGGGTEISMACDMRFASDKARFGQPEILIGLIPGWGGTQRLARLIGLGRAKELVMGGDQIDAQRAYELGLVNRIYPAEELLPAAKKFAAKMARLPGFALKMAKHAMNFGYDLSLDNANRLEMECCAQCFSTDDQKEGMGAFLEKRKPNFKGC; encoded by the coding sequence ATGGAGTTCAAGAACCTCATTTTCCAGGTGGAGGAAGGGGTCGCGACGATTACCTTCAATCGGCCCAAGGCACTCAACGCCATGAACTCCGAGACCATGTCGGAGCTCTACCAGGCAGCGACTATCTGCAAGAACGACGACGCAGTCAAGGCTCTGATCCTGACGGGTTCCGGGGACCGGGCCTTCGTCGCCGGCGCGGACATCTCGGAGATGCAGAACCTCAGGCCCCAGCAGGCCCTGGCCTTCATGGAGCTCGGGCACGAAACGCTCCGCCTGATCGAGACGCTGCCCAAGCCGTCCATCGCCGCCATCAACGGATTCGCCCTCGGCGGCGGAACGGAAATCTCCATGGCCTGCGACATGCGCTTCGCCTCCGACAAGGCGCGCTTCGGCCAGCCGGAGATCCTCATCGGCCTCATCCCGGGATGGGGGGGAACCCAGCGGCTGGCCAGGCTGATCGGCCTCGGCCGCGCAAAGGAACTGGTGATGGGGGGAGACCAGATCGACGCCCAGCGGGCCTACGAACTCGGCCTTGTGAACCGCATTTATCCCGCTGAGGAACTCCTGCCGGCGGCGAAGAAGTTCGCGGCGAAAATGGCCCGCCTGCCGGGCTTCGCCCTGAAGATGGCCAAACACGCCATGAATTTCGGATACGACCTTTCTCTGGACAACGCGAACCGACTGGAGATGGAGTGTTGTGCCCAGTGCTTCAGCACCGACGATCAAAAGGAAGGAATGGGGGCCTTCCTGGAGAAGCGGAAACCCAACTTCAAGGGCTGCTGA